From a single Sinomonas atrocyanea genomic region:
- a CDS encoding radical SAM protein, with amino-acid sequence MRPSPAPRRAPLGPGQPLRGDRIHRYVTAFCPECHAENPPLAQVRRLAGALMVRDGRVWLERGCPDHGLVRTLYDESPEILAYLDKWQAPTKQHVPDDAGNFRAVPEAYAFGLPAMQTQHTCILLQDVIEHCNLRCPTCFTASGPQLQGVAPLDEVLANVDTRLARENGRLDVLMLSGGEPTLYPYLAELLEELVGRPIVRIMVNSNGVLIAQDDGLLSLLERHRERVEVYLQYDGRSREASVHHRGGDLTRIKDAAIARLSAAGVFTTLTMTAALGVNDGEIGDVVMRALETPFMGGVALQPVFGSGRGHGIDPSDRLTHGGVLARLEEQTGGVVSWHDLTALPCSHPHCASVGYMLKDDSGVWRSLTALIGHDRLLEWLELSPDAIANRIADSALPLGLRSIMKSSLLDLLSEQSSLSHPSTAELWKNICTQCDLGIGTLTTLAAGSLPGQHQRLRKLLAERVTRITVKPFMDISTMIEERLMQCCVHVGTKGDDGAHQCAPFCAVQAWPRLARQRMSSATGVPLPRALPREPLPLEVL; translated from the coding sequence ATGAGACCTTCGCCCGCCCCCCGCCGGGCTCCACTGGGACCCGGCCAGCCACTCCGCGGCGACCGGATCCACCGGTACGTCACTGCCTTCTGCCCCGAGTGCCATGCGGAGAATCCGCCGCTCGCGCAGGTCCGGCGGCTCGCCGGGGCGCTCATGGTGCGCGACGGGCGCGTGTGGCTCGAGCGCGGCTGCCCGGACCACGGGCTCGTGCGCACCCTCTACGACGAGTCACCGGAGATCCTGGCCTATCTGGACAAGTGGCAGGCGCCGACCAAGCAGCACGTCCCGGACGACGCCGGGAACTTCAGGGCTGTGCCGGAGGCCTACGCCTTCGGGCTGCCGGCCATGCAGACGCAGCACACGTGCATCCTGCTCCAGGACGTGATCGAGCACTGCAACCTGCGCTGCCCGACGTGCTTCACCGCGTCCGGCCCCCAGCTGCAGGGGGTCGCCCCGCTGGACGAGGTCCTCGCGAACGTGGACACACGTCTGGCCAGGGAGAACGGGCGGCTCGATGTGCTCATGCTCTCCGGCGGCGAGCCCACCCTGTACCCCTATCTCGCGGAGCTGCTCGAGGAGCTCGTGGGCCGCCCGATCGTGCGGATCATGGTCAACAGCAACGGGGTGCTCATCGCCCAGGACGACGGCCTGCTCTCGCTGCTGGAGCGCCACCGCGAGCGGGTAGAGGTCTACCTGCAGTACGACGGCCGGTCCAGGGAGGCCTCGGTCCACCACCGGGGCGGCGACCTCACCCGCATCAAGGACGCCGCAATCGCGCGCCTCTCGGCGGCCGGGGTCTTCACCACCCTCACCATGACCGCGGCGCTCGGCGTCAACGACGGCGAGATCGGCGATGTGGTGATGCGCGCCCTCGAGACGCCGTTCATGGGCGGCGTGGCGCTGCAGCCGGTGTTCGGCTCGGGCCGCGGCCACGGGATCGACCCGTCGGACCGCCTCACGCACGGCGGAGTCCTGGCCAGGCTCGAGGAGCAGACCGGCGGGGTGGTCTCGTGGCACGACCTCACCGCGCTGCCGTGCTCGCACCCGCACTGCGCCTCGGTGGGCTACATGCTCAAGGACGACTCCGGAGTCTGGCGGTCGCTGACGGCCCTGATCGGCCACGACAGGCTGCTGGAGTGGCTCGAGCTCAGCCCCGACGCCATCGCCAACCGCATCGCCGACAGCGCGCTCCCCCTCGGCCTGCGCTCCATTATGAAGTCCTCGCTGCTGGACCTGCTCAGCGAGCAGTCCTCCCTCTCGCATCCGAGCACGGCCGAGCTGTGGAAGAACATCTGCACCCAGTGCGACCTCGGCATCGGCACCCTCACGACCCTCGCGGCCGGCTCGCTGCCCGGGCAGCACCAGCGCCTGCGGAAGCTCCTGGCGGAGCGGGTCACCCGCATCACGGTCAAGCCGTTCATGGACATCTCGACCATGATCGAGGAGCGGCTCATGCAGTGCTGCGTCCACGTCGGGACCAAGGGCGACGACGGCGCGCACCAGTGCGCCCCGTTCTGTGCCGTGCAGGCGTGGCCCCGGCTCGCGCGGCAGCGGATGAGCAGCGCCACGGGGGTGCCGCTGCCGCGGGCGCTCCCCCGCGAGCCGCTGCCGCTGGAGGTGCTGTGA
- a CDS encoding prolipoprotein diacylglyceryl transferase produces MTWGLPYAGNGVVHGVLMGLGIAAALVFYAVEKRRRGLDDPRLWALAGFAVAFGAIGSRITWDPTRSVSPVDWWVEGDRSILAGLVGAWLGVHLGKRLLGYRPSTGDLFAPAVALAMSIGRIGCLLTELPGTPTGGAWGIALTPQQAAMFGAPAGVGLHPSFVYEIVFHAVAFALMVRYRERVRRSGDLFVLYVAAYALFRFAVEFVRGNEDLWLGMSRPQWFLLAMLPLLAWRVWKVFAGPHTAETAAAAGATGETA; encoded by the coding sequence ATGACGTGGGGGCTGCCGTACGCGGGGAACGGTGTGGTCCACGGCGTGCTCATGGGCCTGGGCATCGCCGCGGCGCTGGTGTTCTATGCCGTGGAGAAGCGCCGCCGGGGGCTCGACGACCCGCGGCTGTGGGCTTTGGCGGGGTTCGCGGTGGCCTTCGGTGCGATCGGCTCGCGCATCACGTGGGACCCGACCAGGTCAGTCTCCCCCGTCGACTGGTGGGTGGAGGGCGACCGGAGCATCCTGGCAGGCCTCGTCGGGGCCTGGCTCGGCGTGCACCTCGGCAAGCGGCTCCTCGGGTACCGGCCCTCCACCGGGGACCTGTTCGCCCCGGCCGTGGCGCTCGCCATGTCCATCGGCCGGATCGGCTGCCTGCTCACCGAGCTTCCCGGCACGCCCACGGGCGGCGCCTGGGGCATCGCGCTCACTCCCCAGCAGGCGGCGATGTTCGGCGCGCCGGCAGGTGTGGGGCTGCACCCTTCGTTCGTGTACGAGATCGTGTTCCACGCGGTGGCGTTCGCCCTCATGGTCCGCTACCGCGAGCGCGTGCGGCGCTCGGGAGACCTCTTCGTCCTGTACGTGGCCGCCTACGCCCTCTTCCGTTTCGCCGTCGAGTTCGTCCGCGGCAACGAGGACCTCTGGCTCGGTATGAGCCGGCCCCAGTGGTTCCTCCTCGCGATGCTACCCCTGCTCGCCTGGCGCGTGTGGAAGGTCTTCGCGGGCCCCCACACCGCTGAGACCGCCGCTGCAGCCGGGGCCACGGGAGAGACCGCGTGA